From a single Desulfobulbaceae bacterium genomic region:
- a CDS encoding DUF560 domain-containing protein: protein MLYYSIVHQDGIPADLGRARNSILIEECHRHLLMPISFGSAMNQKAAFIVGYCLLLFSFSVQTVAASSVATDPFVLGKQAFQGQDYSTAVRYFQLAFIDDPANIEISFYLGLAATEAGEYETGVMSFERILIMQPGAMRVKLELARCYMRLRSFESAKQYFYEVLAGNPPRAVRINIDNYLSAIAAAERRHFFSGTVSAGISFDDNIRSSPGDFLFTSFDGLNFVTHDLSAPSQSDYYTTASVVVSHIYRREGSPFAWKTTATTFNNLYGDYHDLDVNLFGLSTGPAYETPTALYEVHGMFHDLLVEHDPYMRPMGIGGSAIVSLSSKLIASATTTLQEKRYQEDSNSVKDATTFTLGLSPILMLGNNRITVSLGHEQERADADYWSYNRRAWGGRYDRVLPVDFTAFAGFNRQRTEYGAIKPGDVSQRLDRVSDFYCGVTKLLWQAKGRRQNLLGQLSYTYTESDSTVSVYDYRKNVSVAMFSYGF from the coding sequence GTGCTGTACTATAGTATAGTTCATCAAGATGGAATTCCAGCAGACCTTGGCAGGGCGCGAAATTCCATTCTGATTGAAGAATGTCACCGTCATCTCCTGATGCCAATTTCTTTTGGGAGCGCCATGAATCAGAAAGCCGCCTTTATCGTTGGGTATTGTCTGTTGTTGTTTTCCTTTAGCGTTCAGACTGTTGCGGCCAGTTCGGTTGCGACCGATCCTTTTGTCCTCGGCAAGCAGGCCTTTCAGGGCCAGGATTACAGCACTGCCGTTCGGTATTTTCAACTGGCGTTTATCGATGACCCTGCTAATATCGAGATCAGTTTTTATCTTGGGCTTGCGGCCACCGAGGCTGGAGAGTATGAGACTGGGGTTATGTCGTTTGAGCGGATACTGATCATGCAACCGGGTGCGATGCGGGTGAAACTTGAACTCGCCCGTTGTTATATGCGTCTAAGGTCCTTCGAGTCTGCCAAGCAGTATTTTTATGAAGTTCTTGCTGGCAATCCGCCTCGAGCTGTGCGGATAAATATTGATAACTACCTCTCAGCCATTGCCGCAGCCGAACGGCGGCACTTTTTCAGTGGTACGGTCTCTGCCGGAATCAGCTTTGACGACAACATCCGTTCGTCCCCCGGGGACTTTCTGTTTACCTCATTTGATGGGTTGAATTTTGTCACTCATGACCTGTCGGCTCCCTCGCAATCCGACTATTACACTACCGCCAGCGTGGTGGTGAGCCATATCTATCGCAGGGAGGGTAGCCCTTTTGCCTGGAAGACTACGGCCACTACCTTTAATAACCTTTATGGCGACTATCATGATTTGGATGTCAACCTGTTTGGTCTTAGTACCGGACCTGCCTATGAGACACCCACGGCATTGTACGAGGTCCATGGAATGTTTCATGATCTGCTGGTCGAGCATGATCCGTATATGCGGCCAATGGGTATTGGTGGCTCGGCGATAGTCAGTTTGAGTTCGAAGCTTATTGCCAGCGCTACCACGACTCTTCAGGAAAAACGATATCAGGAGGACAGTAATTCGGTAAAGGATGCGACAACCTTTACCCTTGGTCTCAGTCCGATACTCATGCTTGGCAATAACAGGATTACCGTCAGCCTGGGTCATGAGCAGGAAAGGGCCGATGCCGATTATTGGAGTTATAACCGGCGTGCTTGGGGGGGGCGGTATGACCGGGTTCTGCCCGTGGATTTTACCGCCTTTGCCGGGTTCAACCGCCAGAGGACAGAGTATGGGGCCATCAAGCCCGGCGATGTCAGTCAACGTTTAGATAGAGTAAGTGACTTCTATTGTGGGGTCACGAAACTATTGTGGCAAGCAAAAGGTAGGAGGCAGAATCTCCTTGGACAGTTGAGCTACACCTACACCGAATCCGACTCTACTGTCAGCGTTTATGACTATCGAAAAAATGTATCTGTAGCGATGTTCTCCTATGGGTTCTAA
- a CDS encoding zinc ribbon domain-containing protein has translation MRGCMKFKDQLNRIRAHLMSLDDQPLGKAALVIILFLDIFILTAIFNGLDEHTRQLSSPDDYIPTACREIVIDRHWNPTNRIDNLSQRIISFSANYYQSAEKKRGRHAVCVPYLDLLDQIQNDKALVRLIEDRTKFANEVKELQRRIGNQKGVYDTSLLETIAQEQESQTEVGATKKDFQHNATALDRLSNQVSSLDQTINGDSRVKALWEQIDGLHEQGRQELISDLRRLNFWHPVKVLGMQMIFLLPLFLVFYVWNSASIRRSRGVQTLVSSHLLVVSFVPILCQLIETVYSIIPKKLLKTLIELLESLKLVAIWHYLVIALAVVAALLLIYLFQKKLFSREKLLERRIMKGECQRCGKGLPFGASACPFCGFAQWRPCSACGKLRHVYGTYCQECGVRAAE, from the coding sequence ATGAGGGGATGTATGAAATTTAAGGATCAACTGAACAGGATCAGGGCCCACCTTATGAGCCTGGATGACCAGCCCTTGGGCAAGGCAGCGCTGGTTATTATCCTGTTTCTCGATATCTTCATCCTGACAGCCATCTTCAATGGCCTTGATGAGCATACCAGGCAACTCTCCTCTCCTGACGACTATATCCCCACTGCCTGTCGGGAGATCGTTATCGACCGTCACTGGAACCCTACCAATCGTATTGACAATCTTTCTCAAAGAATCATCTCATTCAGCGCCAATTATTATCAGAGTGCAGAGAAGAAGAGAGGGCGGCATGCGGTTTGTGTTCCCTACCTTGATCTCTTGGATCAAATTCAGAACGATAAGGCGTTGGTCCGTCTCATTGAGGACCGCACTAAGTTTGCCAATGAAGTAAAAGAACTCCAGCGAAGGATTGGTAATCAAAAAGGTGTGTATGATACTTCTTTGCTGGAAACCATCGCGCAGGAGCAGGAGAGCCAAACGGAAGTTGGTGCGACTAAAAAAGATTTTCAACACAACGCAACCGCCCTTGATCGTCTCAGCAATCAGGTCTCATCCTTGGATCAGACTATCAATGGGGATTCTCGAGTCAAGGCACTATGGGAACAGATTGATGGATTGCATGAACAGGGCCGGCAGGAACTGATCTCTGATCTGCGAAGGTTGAATTTTTGGCACCCGGTAAAGGTGCTGGGGATGCAGATGATCTTCCTGCTGCCGTTGTTCCTGGTGTTTTATGTCTGGAATAGCGCGAGCATTAGGAGATCCCGAGGGGTTCAGACCCTGGTCTCCTCCCATCTGTTGGTAGTCTCATTTGTTCCGATTCTCTGCCAGCTCATCGAAACTGTGTACAGCATCATCCCCAAGAAATTACTGAAGACGCTTATTGAGCTGTTGGAATCACTCAAGCTTGTGGCGATCTGGCATTATCTTGTCATTGCTCTTGCTGTGGTAGCTGCGCTGTTGCTGATCTATCTCTTTCAGAAGAAGCTTTTTTCGCGCGAGAAGCTTCTTGAACGCAGGATCATGAAGGGGGAGTGTCAGCGCTGTGGTAAGGGGTTGCCCTTTGGCGCGTCCGCCTGTCCGTTCTGTGGCTTTGCGCAATGGCGACCATGCAGCGCCTGTGGTAAACTGAGGCATGTCTATGGCACTTATTGCCAGGAGTGTGGGGTGCGGGCGGCAGAGTGA
- a CDS encoding alkene reductase, which yields MKTNTLFDSLSIGNLRLKNRIVLAPMTRGRAGIERVPNELMAEYYYQRSSAGLLITEATVVSQQGVGWIDSPGIYTHQMVEGWRKVTEKIKPTHTPIFLQLWHCGRASHSDFHNGELPVSASAVKLNGENIHTPFGRKSYETPRALSVDEIKATVDDFRQAAINAKEAGFSGVEVHGANGYLINQFLDSKTNQRTDQYGGSLENRFRFYKEVLDAVLEVWAPEQVGARISPNGVFNDMGSPDFRETFLYVAQELNKFNLGYLHIMDGLAFGFHEQGEPMTLAEFKPVYQGVVIGNCGYTKEMAEQRVAEGNADLIAFGRPFITNPDLPERFQHNWPLNPAEDMSRWYSPGSDGYTDYSPFKQV from the coding sequence ATGAAAACAAACACCCTGTTTGATTCGCTCTCCATCGGAAATCTTCGTTTGAAAAACAGAATTGTCCTGGCTCCGATGACGAGGGGACGCGCAGGAATAGAGCGTGTTCCAAATGAGTTGATGGCTGAATATTATTACCAGAGATCATCAGCAGGTCTTCTGATAACCGAGGCGACGGTGGTCTCACAGCAGGGAGTAGGCTGGATTGATTCGCCAGGGATTTATACCCATCAGATGGTCGAGGGATGGAGGAAGGTCACGGAAAAAATCAAGCCCACACATACTCCTATCTTTCTTCAGCTTTGGCATTGCGGGAGGGCTTCGCATAGTGATTTTCATAATGGTGAGCTTCCTGTTTCAGCTTCAGCCGTGAAACTTAATGGAGAGAACATCCACACTCCTTTTGGCCGTAAGTCGTATGAGACGCCACGGGCTTTGTCTGTGGACGAGATTAAGGCAACTGTGGATGATTTTCGTCAGGCGGCGATCAATGCTAAGGAGGCTGGTTTCTCAGGAGTAGAAGTCCATGGCGCCAATGGCTACTTAATCAATCAATTTCTTGACTCGAAAACGAATCAGCGTACCGATCAATACGGTGGCAGTCTTGAGAACAGATTCCGGTTTTATAAGGAGGTGCTCGACGCCGTGTTGGAGGTATGGGCGCCTGAGCAGGTAGGTGCCCGCATTTCACCGAATGGTGTATTTAACGATATGGGCAGCCCGGACTTCAGAGAAACCTTTCTGTATGTGGCACAAGAATTAAACAAATTTAACCTTGGCTATTTGCATATAATGGATGGCCTGGCCTTTGGTTTTCATGAGCAGGGTGAGCCAATGACCCTAGCTGAATTCAAACCGGTTTATCAAGGAGTGGTAATCGGTAATTGCGGTTACACTAAGGAGATGGCGGAGCAAAGAGTGGCAGAGGGTAATGCCGATCTGATAGCCTTTGGCAGGCCTTTTATAACTAATCCTGATTTGCCCGAACGTTTTCAGCATAATTGGCCTCTTAATCCTGCCGAGGATATGTCTCGGTGGTACAGTCCGGGCAGTGATGGGTACACGGATTATTCCCCTTTTAAACAGGTTTGA
- a CDS encoding YaiI/YqxD family protein codes for MHIWVDADACPNTIKEILYRAAERVRTPMTLVANKLLRPPSSKYIKAIIVPHGFDGADNRIVQRLQPGDLVITADIPLAAQVIDKGGFALNPRGEFYTEETIRERLSMRNFMSELRETGIETGGPSSLNQSDRQAFANQLDRFLTSRGRR; via the coding sequence ATGCACATCTGGGTCGATGCCGATGCCTGCCCCAACACAATTAAAGAGATTCTTTATCGTGCCGCCGAGAGGGTTCGAACCCCGATGACTCTGGTGGCAAACAAATTACTCCGCCCTCCGTCATCAAAGTACATTAAAGCCATAATCGTTCCTCACGGATTTGATGGGGCAGACAACCGGATAGTCCAGCGCCTTCAACCAGGAGACCTGGTGATCACGGCAGACATCCCTTTGGCTGCCCAAGTGATAGACAAAGGTGGCTTTGCCCTCAATCCCCGTGGTGAATTCTATACGGAAGAGACGATCAGGGAACGGCTGAGCATGCGTAATTTCATGAGTGAACTGCGGGAAACCGGGATCGAGACAGGAGGCCCCTCTTCCTTGAACCAGAGTGACCGGCAGGCCTTTGCCAATCAACTGGATCGTTTTTTGACCAGTCGCGGCAGACGATAA
- a CDS encoding diguanylate cyclase, whose product MPFSEFADKKVWKTFAINISLVILLGILSIFIGLFLNNKRLVETGLTIRAKAHFNNIILTRRWNAGYGGVYIEKTPGIASNPYLIAPDIQTVDGKTYTKKNPALMTREISELAKKDPNGAFQFHITSLTPLNPQNTPDDFETTALNSFEKGEIEATTRQQNGDSLVFRYMAPLFVEESCLQCHAQQGYKIGDVRGGISVSFDMMDVQRALNINRYILIGLFITTVSVLLGTIYFFIHSLMIRLATIQAKIAEMAITDELTGLYNRRYFYSKLQEEISRAKRHQYPISCLLIDLDFFKIVNDTYGHLAGDLVLREVAILLRSNCRTSDTVARYGGEEFVQFLPETGADGARILAEKLRTLIGSHVIQLEASDPLQITISIGAVSLSEEAIAKIDTADQVIHQADQALYRAKTKGRNRVEFA is encoded by the coding sequence ATGCCATTTTCAGAATTTGCCGACAAAAAAGTTTGGAAGACCTTCGCCATCAATATCAGCCTGGTCATCCTTCTAGGCATCCTTAGCATTTTCATCGGCCTTTTCCTCAACAACAAACGCTTGGTTGAAACAGGACTGACGATCAGAGCCAAGGCCCACTTCAACAATATCATCCTGACCCGTCGCTGGAATGCAGGCTACGGCGGAGTCTATATCGAAAAGACACCGGGCATAGCCTCCAATCCCTACTTGATCGCCCCAGATATCCAGACGGTGGACGGCAAAACCTACACCAAGAAAAACCCAGCCTTGATGACTAGAGAAATTTCAGAATTAGCTAAAAAAGACCCAAACGGGGCGTTCCAATTTCACATCACCAGCTTGACTCCCCTGAATCCACAGAACACTCCGGATGATTTCGAAACAACAGCTCTCAATTCCTTCGAAAAAGGGGAAATAGAGGCTACCACCAGGCAACAGAACGGAGACTCATTAGTTTTCCGCTACATGGCTCCCCTGTTCGTCGAAGAGTCATGCCTCCAGTGCCACGCGCAACAAGGCTATAAAATCGGAGATGTTCGAGGCGGGATCAGCGTCTCCTTTGACATGATGGATGTACAGCGAGCGCTCAACATCAACCGCTATATCCTGATCGGTCTTTTTATAACCACCGTCTCGGTCCTGCTGGGAACTATCTACTTCTTCATCCACAGCCTGATGATACGCCTCGCCACAATTCAGGCTAAAATCGCTGAAATGGCGATAACCGACGAGTTAACCGGACTTTACAACCGACGATATTTTTATTCCAAGCTCCAAGAGGAGATCAGCCGGGCCAAACGTCACCAGTATCCGATCAGCTGTCTGCTGATTGATCTCGATTTTTTCAAGATAGTCAATGACACCTATGGGCATCTGGCCGGTGACCTGGTCTTACGAGAAGTGGCAATCCTGCTGAGGAGTAACTGCCGTACTTCCGACACCGTGGCTCGGTACGGAGGAGAAGAGTTTGTCCAGTTCCTCCCGGAGACCGGAGCTGATGGCGCCAGAATCCTAGCGGAAAAACTCAGGACTTTGATTGGCTCTCACGTGATTCAGCTGGAAGCCTCTGATCCTCTACAGATAACAATCAGCATCGGGGCAGTCAGTCTCTCCGAGGAGGCGATTGCCAAAATCGACACCGCAGATCAGGTCATCCATCAGGCCGATCAAGCCCTATATCGGGCCAAGACCAAGGGCAGAAACCGGGTGGAGTTTGCCTGA
- a CDS encoding exonuclease, producing the protein MLTHTFRHIPGIGLKSEKRFWEAGLTSWEDFKEPGPIRLTPSKISIIKKHLQESQQHLNNNPLYFYDLLNVNQHWRLFPHFRHTTVFLDIETTGLSECQDQITTIATYDGSEIRYYINGENLESFIEDVDRYDVLVSYNGKTFDIPFLEHSFARKINKAHIDLRYVLRNLGYRGGLKSCEKQLGLDRGNLNGVDGYFAVLLWQEYKSTGDRKALETLLAYNIEDVVNLETLMVHAYNLSLRGTPFTDSLHLPCPPKPTSLPFTADPNVINRIKMKHNMQEHNH; encoded by the coding sequence ATGCTGACACATACCTTTCGTCATATACCAGGCATAGGCCTTAAGAGCGAAAAACGATTCTGGGAGGCAGGCCTTACTTCCTGGGAAGATTTCAAAGAACCAGGCCCTATTCGATTAACTCCAAGTAAAATCTCTATCATCAAAAAACATCTCCAGGAGTCACAGCAACACCTCAACAATAACCCTCTGTATTTCTATGATTTATTGAACGTCAATCAGCACTGGCGCTTATTCCCACACTTCCGGCATACAACTGTTTTCCTGGACATAGAGACCACAGGCCTTAGTGAATGTCAGGACCAGATAACCACTATTGCCACCTATGATGGGAGCGAAATACGCTACTATATCAATGGTGAGAACCTGGAATCATTTATTGAGGATGTCGACCGATACGATGTCCTTGTCTCCTATAATGGCAAGACGTTCGACATCCCGTTCCTTGAACATTCCTTCGCGCGAAAAATTAACAAGGCACATATTGATCTACGTTATGTCCTACGAAACCTTGGGTATCGTGGGGGACTGAAAAGTTGCGAGAAACAGCTTGGACTCGACCGAGGAAATCTTAATGGGGTCGATGGATATTTTGCCGTGCTGCTGTGGCAGGAATATAAATCGACAGGGGACAGAAAAGCTCTTGAAACGTTATTGGCTTATAATATTGAGGACGTAGTCAATCTGGAGACCTTAATGGTTCATGCCTATAATTTAAGTCTCCGAGGGACCCCATTCACAGACTCGCTCCACCTTCCTTGCCCACCTAAACCGACATCGTTACCTTTTACCGCAGACCCGAACGTTATCAACAGGATTAAGATGAAGCATAACATGCAGGAGCACAACCACTAA
- a CDS encoding NAD(P)H nitroreductase codes for MKFSELLTTRQSVRKYQDKPVEEEKIAQLIEAVRLSPSASNSQPWKVIIVNDPVVKDRVARATFSSIVSFNKFVPQAPVLAVFTIQKPKLITQIGARLKDREFPLIDIGIAVEHFCLQAVELGLGTCMLGWFDEEAIKTLLHIPLKIRIGLLVTLGYAVDGYPLRKKIRKDRSEMCSFNRY; via the coding sequence ATGAAATTTTCGGAGTTGTTAACCACTAGGCAGAGTGTGAGAAAGTATCAGGATAAGCCGGTGGAGGAGGAGAAAATCGCTCAATTGATCGAAGCGGTCCGTCTCTCTCCCTCTGCCAGTAACTCTCAGCCTTGGAAGGTCATTATCGTTAATGACCCTGTGGTAAAAGATAGGGTGGCCAGAGCGACCTTCAGCTCCATCGTTTCTTTTAATAAGTTCGTTCCTCAAGCCCCGGTCCTTGCCGTTTTCACTATCCAAAAGCCTAAGCTCATTACTCAGATCGGCGCTCGCTTGAAAGATCGTGAATTTCCGTTGATCGATATTGGTATTGCTGTCGAACATTTTTGCTTACAGGCAGTAGAGTTGGGGTTGGGGACCTGCATGCTCGGCTGGTTTGACGAAGAGGCCATTAAAACGTTGCTGCATATCCCATTAAAGATCAGGATCGGCCTGCTGGTTACCTTAGGCTATGCCGTAGACGGCTATCCGCTTCGTAAGAAAATACGCAAAGACCGAAGCGAGATGTGCAGTTTTAACCGTTACTAG
- a CDS encoding TIGR03960 family B12-binding radical SAM protein — MRDAVLPLVVKPSRYCGNEYNVVQKEWQSVSLRIVLAFPDLYEIGMSHHGLQILYHIINGRSEFLAERVYAPDRDLEEVLRKLDKPLFALESGRPLAEFDIVGITLPYELCYSNILTILDLAEIPLYSRDRKDDHPLIIGGGPCAFHPEPVADFFDAILLGDGEEAILAIADLVRAGKEKGLGRREILQFMCRIPGMYVPSLFEPHYHEDGRLSAITPLLPEYQSVRRAVIADLNQQPIIDKPLVPLNRIVHDRLGLELARGCTRGCRFCQAGMIYRPVRELHPDQAMERACRGIASSGFDELALLSLSTGDYSCLAPLLVRLMDHFAKQRVSVSMPSMRVGTLTPEIMEQVKRVRKTGFTIAPEAGSDRLRRVINKGITEDDLLQTVQSAFGLGWKLIKLYFMYGLPFETEEDLAAIPTLVAKAMHLAGRSGRTINVSAGTFVPKPHTPFQWEPQLGIDEANQKTDFLRRTLPRNAKLKWNDVKLSFLEGVFSRGDRRLSALIERAWRMGARLDAWSEHFQLALWRQAAEECSLDLSWYLRRRGRDEILPWQHLDAGIDADFLTRELDKAKDEAYTPDCRYHGCQQCGLCDFKTIRPVVFSPSELSPPSIHNECEEPLRGQGSFYYWIEYQRHEQARFLGHLELLQVIFRVLKRAGMPVLFSQGFSPSPKVSFSPALSVGTESLAEYCIVETGAPLQDLEDWRQRLMAQTPPGLSVTSLSLGAKTPPAQIAVDYRITLAKPYPADSVDNFCASDHYPISVVRKGKKRELDARPIVAGMCMVDPSTVEMTMMVEAAKVGVKPQELMVKLFGIEADEIPQTRILKLAWRALS, encoded by the coding sequence ATACGAGATGCTGTTTTACCCCTGGTAGTTAAGCCGAGCCGTTATTGTGGCAATGAATACAATGTAGTGCAGAAGGAGTGGCAGAGTGTCAGTTTGCGTATCGTTCTGGCCTTTCCCGACCTCTATGAGATCGGGATGAGCCATCATGGTCTGCAGATTCTCTATCACATTATCAACGGTAGGTCCGAGTTTCTGGCAGAACGGGTCTATGCCCCTGACCGTGACTTGGAAGAGGTCTTGCGGAAACTGGACAAGCCCCTGTTCGCACTTGAATCAGGACGACCTCTTGCTGAGTTTGATATTGTCGGAATTACTTTGCCGTATGAACTCTGTTACAGCAATATTCTGACCATCCTGGATCTGGCCGAGATTCCCTTGTACAGCCGCGACAGGAAGGATGATCATCCTTTGATTATCGGCGGCGGTCCTTGTGCCTTCCACCCGGAACCGGTAGCTGATTTTTTTGATGCCATCCTCCTTGGTGATGGCGAGGAGGCGATCCTGGCTATCGCTGATCTTGTGCGAGCAGGCAAGGAAAAGGGTCTGGGGCGGAGGGAGATATTGCAGTTTATGTGCCGAATCCCCGGCATGTATGTGCCCAGCCTCTTTGAACCGCACTACCATGAGGATGGTCGTCTGTCTGCCATAACGCCGCTTCTGCCGGAGTATCAGTCCGTCCGTCGGGCTGTAATTGCCGATCTGAACCAACAACCAATTATAGATAAACCGCTGGTGCCTTTGAACAGGATTGTCCATGACCGCTTGGGGCTTGAGCTTGCCCGTGGCTGTACTCGTGGCTGCCGTTTCTGTCAGGCCGGAATGATTTATCGACCCGTGCGTGAGTTGCACCCTGATCAAGCGATGGAGCGAGCCTGCCGCGGCATTGCTTCCAGCGGCTTTGACGAGTTGGCGCTCTTGTCTCTCAGCACTGGTGATTACTCTTGCCTCGCTCCGCTCCTGGTCCGGTTGATGGACCATTTCGCAAAGCAACGGGTTTCAGTATCTATGCCATCGATGCGGGTCGGTACCCTGACTCCTGAGATTATGGAACAGGTAAAACGGGTGCGCAAGACCGGATTCACCATCGCCCCGGAGGCCGGGAGCGATCGTCTTCGACGGGTGATTAACAAGGGTATCACCGAGGATGATCTGCTGCAAACGGTACAGAGCGCCTTTGGTTTGGGTTGGAAGTTGATCAAGCTTTACTTTATGTATGGCCTGCCCTTTGAAACCGAGGAGGATCTGGCCGCCATTCCTACCCTGGTTGCTAAGGCCATGCACCTTGCCGGACGCAGTGGTCGGACGATTAATGTCAGCGCCGGGACCTTTGTTCCTAAGCCTCACACCCCATTTCAGTGGGAGCCGCAGCTTGGCATTGACGAGGCCAATCAAAAGACCGATTTTCTTCGGCGCACTCTGCCCCGTAACGCCAAGTTAAAGTGGAATGATGTCAAGCTGAGTTTTCTCGAAGGCGTGTTTTCTCGGGGAGATCGGCGCTTGTCCGCCCTGATTGAACGGGCTTGGCGAATGGGGGCTCGTCTTGATGCCTGGTCAGAACATTTTCAGCTCGCTCTGTGGCGACAGGCGGCAGAAGAGTGTAGTCTTGATCTTAGTTGGTATCTGCGTCGTCGGGGTCGTGATGAGATCCTGCCTTGGCAGCATCTGGATGCGGGGATCGATGCCGATTTTCTGACCAGGGAGCTGGACAAGGCCAAAGATGAGGCCTACACCCCGGATTGCCGTTATCATGGCTGCCAGCAGTGCGGCTTGTGTGATTTTAAGACCATCCGACCGGTGGTCTTTTCTCCTTCCGAACTGTCTCCCCCGTCGATTCACAATGAGTGTGAGGAGCCGCTCCGAGGTCAAGGATCTTTTTATTATTGGATTGAGTATCAACGTCATGAACAGGCCAGGTTTCTTGGGCACTTGGAGCTGCTCCAGGTTATCTTTCGGGTCTTGAAGCGGGCCGGAATGCCGGTGCTCTTTTCTCAAGGGTTTAGTCCATCGCCTAAGGTCTCGTTCAGTCCGGCCCTGTCTGTAGGGACAGAGAGTCTTGCCGAATACTGTATTGTTGAGACCGGAGCGCCGTTGCAGGATCTTGAAGATTGGCGGCAGCGGCTGATGGCCCAGACGCCACCGGGGCTGTCCGTGACCTCTCTCTCTCTTGGCGCGAAGACGCCTCCTGCTCAGATTGCGGTTGATTATCGGATTACTCTTGCCAAACCCTATCCTGCCGACAGCGTTGACAACTTTTGTGCCAGTGACCACTATCCGATCAGCGTGGTGCGTAAAGGCAAAAAGCGGGAACTTGATGCCCGGCCAATAGTGGCGGGCATGTGTATGGTGGACCCGAGCACCGTTGAAATGACCATGATGGTTGAGGCTGCCAAGGTAGGGGTTAAGCCGCAGGAGTTGATGGTCAAACTCTTTGGCATTGAGGCGGATGAGATCCCACAGACAAGGATACTTAAGTTGGCTTGGCGCGCGCTTTCGTAA